One part of the Nostoc sp. PCC 7120 = FACHB-418 genome encodes these proteins:
- a CDS encoding DUF1565 domain-containing protein gives MTQTFYVNPSTGNDANPGSQTAPFKTITQALKVASPDTTIQLANGNYNAASGEVFPLTIPSSVKVVGNETSKGSNILIEGSGNYLSRTFAGQNVTFVLLNNAELRGVTVTNPASRGSGAWIESTTPTVANSTFINCKREGVFATGDANPVITGNVFTENAANGMAIAKNSKGQIQGNICFKTGFGIAVSDTTSPTLIDNKIYENRSGIVVSGTARPILRNNLVENNTDDGLTVIGNALPDIGNTSNPGGNTLRNNAKFDLQNASSHKLISIGNQLDTTKVTGNVEFIVSQIPTPTPIPTPTPTPIPTPTPTPIPTPTPTPIPTPTPTPTPTPTPTPTPTPTPTPIPTPTPTPTPIPTPIPTPIPIPTPIPTPTPIPTPIPTPIPTPTPIPTPIPTPIPTPTPIPTPNPINLKDIGNHWAAPFIRELVRQGIVSGFPDGTFKPDATMTRAQYAALLVKAFNPSPNRAVIRFKDLAENFWAFKVIQQAYQGLFLAGFPDNTFRPNDNIQRVQVVVSLVNGLGLGLSANVTNTIKAFDDQAKIPDYAKDEVAKAIEKGIIVNYPNIKQLNPTRDATRAEVVAIVYQALVDGDRVAAINSPYIVNA, from the coding sequence ATGACGCAGACTTTTTACGTAAATCCGTCTACAGGCAATGATGCCAATCCTGGTAGCCAAACAGCCCCATTCAAAACGATTACTCAAGCCCTCAAGGTTGCCTCTCCTGATACAACTATTCAATTGGCCAACGGTAATTACAATGCTGCAAGTGGTGAAGTTTTTCCTCTCACAATCCCCTCTAGCGTCAAAGTGGTAGGTAATGAAACCAGCAAAGGCAGCAATATTTTAATAGAAGGTAGTGGAAACTACCTCAGCCGTACTTTTGCGGGACAAAATGTCACTTTTGTACTTCTGAATAACGCCGAACTGCGAGGCGTAACTGTGACAAATCCGGCTAGTCGTGGCAGTGGTGCTTGGATAGAATCAACTACACCTACTGTTGCTAATTCCACCTTCATTAACTGCAAACGTGAGGGAGTATTTGCTACAGGTGATGCCAACCCAGTAATTACTGGTAATGTGTTTACAGAGAATGCCGCTAATGGAATGGCGATCGCTAAAAACTCCAAAGGACAAATTCAAGGTAATATCTGCTTTAAAACTGGCTTTGGCATCGCAGTCAGTGATACTACATCACCCACGCTGATAGATAACAAGATTTACGAGAATCGTTCAGGCATAGTTGTTTCTGGTACTGCTCGTCCCATATTACGTAATAATCTCGTTGAAAATAATACTGATGATGGTTTGACAGTCATTGGTAATGCTCTACCGGATATAGGTAATACTAGTAATCCTGGAGGCAATACCCTACGTAATAACGCCAAATTTGATTTGCAAAACGCCAGTTCTCATAAGTTAATTTCTATAGGTAATCAACTAGACACAACTAAAGTTACAGGCAATGTAGAGTTCATAGTTAGTCAGATTCCAACACCAACACCAATCCCAACACCAACCCCAACACCAATCCCAACACCAACCCCAACACCAATCCCAACACCAACCCCAACACCAATCCCAACACCAACCCCGACACCAACCCCGACACCAACACCAACCCCGACACCAACCCCGACACCAACACCAATCCCGACACCAACCCCGACACCAACACCAATCCCAACCCCAATCCCAACACCAATCCCAATCCCAACACCAATCCCAACCCCAACACCAATCCCAACACCAATCCCAACACCAATCCCAACCCCAACACCAATCCCGACACCAATCCCGACACCAATCCCAACACCAACACCAATCCCAACACCTAACCCTATAAACTTAAAAGATATTGGTAATCATTGGGCAGCACCATTTATTCGGGAGTTAGTACGACAAGGTATAGTGAGTGGTTTTCCTGATGGCACCTTTAAACCAGATGCGACAATGACAAGAGCGCAATATGCAGCCTTGTTAGTCAAAGCCTTCAACCCGTCACCAAATCGGGCTGTAATTAGGTTTAAAGATTTAGCAGAAAACTTCTGGGCATTTAAAGTAATCCAGCAGGCGTATCAAGGTCTATTTCTGGCTGGTTTTCCTGATAACACCTTCCGTCCCAACGACAACATCCAACGGGTACAAGTGGTAGTCTCATTAGTAAATGGACTAGGACTTGGTTTATCTGCTAACGTTACAAATACCATCAAAGCATTTGATGATCAAGCTAAAATTCCAGATTATGCCAAAGATGAAGTAGCGAAAGCTATAGAAAAAGGCATAATTGTTAATTACCCGAACATCAAACAACTCAACCCCACCCGCGACGCTACACGCGCAGAGGTAGTGGCCATAGTTTATCAAGCTTTAGTGGATGGCGATCGTGTAGCGGCAATTAACTCGCCTTATATCGTTAATGCCTAA
- a CDS encoding polyphosphate kinase 2 family protein, producing the protein MNQDAFIVTPGSKISLRKDYDPAYQDGYHEKAEAVQKLQANIQQLAQYQDILYAQNTYAVLIIFQAMDAAGKDSTIKHVMSGVNPQGFQVFSFKAPSDEELDHDYLWRSSKALPERGRIGIFNRSYYEELLVVRVHPEILKKQQLPHNHKGNEIWKQRFEEINNFEKYLVNNGVIILKFFLNVSKSEQKRRFLERIRYPEKNWKFSVNDVRERAFWDDYMQAYEEVFQHTSTDWAPWYIVPADRKWFTRLVVADIICTKLKQLNLKYPTVSEAHQQELLKAKYILEQEA; encoded by the coding sequence ATGAATCAGGATGCTTTTATTGTTACCCCAGGGTCAAAAATTTCTCTGCGAAAGGATTATGATCCTGCTTATCAAGATGGATATCACGAAAAAGCTGAAGCAGTCCAAAAATTACAGGCAAATATTCAACAATTAGCTCAGTATCAAGATATTCTCTATGCTCAAAATACTTATGCTGTGTTGATTATCTTTCAAGCAATGGATGCAGCTGGTAAAGATAGTACGATTAAACACGTAATGTCTGGGGTGAATCCTCAGGGGTTTCAGGTATTTAGTTTTAAAGCCCCTAGTGATGAAGAATTAGATCATGATTATCTGTGGCGATCATCAAAAGCGCTACCAGAACGGGGACGAATTGGCATATTCAACCGTTCTTATTATGAAGAATTACTAGTAGTTCGGGTACATCCAGAAATTCTTAAAAAGCAACAACTTCCTCATAATCATAAAGGGAATGAGATATGGAAACAGCGCTTTGAGGAAATTAATAATTTTGAGAAATACTTAGTCAATAATGGAGTGATTATTCTTAAATTCTTTTTGAATGTCTCTAAATCTGAGCAAAAAAGGCGGTTTTTAGAACGGATTAGATATCCAGAAAAGAATTGGAAGTTCTCTGTAAATGATGTGCGTGAAAGGGCTTTTTGGGATGATTATATGCAGGCCTATGAAGAGGTTTTTCAGCATACGAGTACTGACTGGGCCCCTTGGTATATCGTCCCAGCCGATCGCAAATGGTTTACACGTCTTGTAGTAGCTGATATTATCTGTACGAAGTTAAAACAACTAAATCTTAAATATCCCACAGTCAGTGAAGCACATCAGCAAGAACTATTAAAAGCTAAGTATATCTTAGAACAGGAAGCTTAA
- the nadC gene encoding carboxylating nicotinate-nucleotide diphosphorylase gives MSKAGVLPPWLVLDPLLRGWLLEDIGRGDRTTNGLLAADVTLGSAKWIAKTPGVIAGLPVAARVFQLLNEKVSFVTTVDEGAFCEPGQVVAEIHGSLDALLMGERVALNLAMGLSGIATLTKIYVEKIADLPACLVDTRKTTPGLRLLEKYATAMGGAINHRMGLDDAVMIKDNHIAAAGGIGKAITRIRSQIPYTLTIEVEAETIEQVKEALEYKADIIMLDNMPVDLMRQAVQLIRQQDNGVKIEASGNVTLETIRAVAETGVDYISSSAPITQSKWLDLSMRIT, from the coding sequence GTGAGTAAAGCTGGTGTTTTGCCACCTTGGCTGGTTTTAGATCCATTATTACGTGGGTGGTTGTTGGAGGATATTGGTAGGGGCGATCGCACTACGAATGGTCTGTTAGCCGCAGATGTTACTCTAGGATCAGCGAAGTGGATAGCGAAAACACCAGGGGTAATTGCTGGCTTACCAGTTGCAGCAAGGGTATTTCAGCTTTTAAATGAAAAAGTTAGCTTTGTGACTACTGTTGATGAAGGTGCTTTCTGTGAACCGGGACAGGTCGTGGCAGAAATTCATGGTTCGCTGGATGCTTTGTTGATGGGGGAACGGGTGGCTCTTAACTTGGCTATGGGATTGAGTGGCATTGCAACGTTAACTAAAATATATGTAGAAAAAATTGCAGATTTACCTGCTTGCTTAGTCGATACGCGCAAAACGACCCCAGGACTAAGACTTTTGGAAAAGTACGCGACTGCTATGGGTGGGGCGATTAATCACCGTATGGGGTTGGATGATGCGGTGATGATTAAGGATAATCATATTGCGGCTGCTGGGGGAATTGGTAAAGCTATTACGCGTATTCGTTCTCAGATTCCTTATACATTAACCATAGAAGTAGAAGCGGAAACTATTGAGCAGGTAAAAGAGGCTTTGGAATACAAGGCTGACATTATTATGCTCGACAATATGCCCGTGGATTTGATGCGTCAGGCGGTACAGTTGATTCGTCAGCAGGATAATGGTGTGAAAATTGAGGCTTCTGGGAACGTAACCTTAGAAACTATTCGCGCTGTGGCTGAGACTGGTGTTGATTATATTTCTAGTAGTGCGCCGATTACTCAGTCGAAATGGTTAGATTTGAGTATGAGAATTACATAA